One Thunnus maccoyii chromosome 14, fThuMac1.1, whole genome shotgun sequence genomic window carries:
- the ifngr1l gene encoding interferon gamma receptor 1-like: protein MAVGYFLLLLMFQVTAAQVLPPTNVTLQCQNVKNILKWSYEQLSPELKFKVVIRSTGGSFDASRSPLWVDSPSLEADVSFLSDPNDEYFLTVSAVIGENTSESVPTDGITFSYFKDALVAKQKCSLDLPPVNVTVESEDKVVLRFLHPWLFYEQNLGAISTPKPLMKKKKKRHDTDISEDLPEFKYTVMVNEQEHGYSCWDSICMDTIPVDATQEKHCLKIKGEVEKMHVQGTQEYCARPFEAAVNKNLGKTLYIGLGILILTAFAFILFLVYRKKTMSTTPLPPSMKIMGSVRQWTMGNVQEQVVVPQVEPSSPTPLLQEKEVDELPPASTPFNEYDLRMPIGVSTENEREEVCDVTVAEKEKDDYMPGANLDEDEESNSFEAHSSYEKRQVVVEIAPGEKAEGYRG, encoded by the exons ATGGCTGTGGGTTACTTTCTTCTCCTCCTAATGTTTCAAGTCACAGCGGCCCAAG TGCTGCCTCCGACCAACGTGACACTGCAGTGCCAAAATGTGAAGAACATATTGAAGTGGAGTTACGAACAACTTTCTCCAGAGCTTAAATTCAAAGTGGTTATCCGCTCAACGGGGGGGAGTTTCGATGCAAGTCg TTCTCCGCTGTGGGTGGACTCACCATCTCTAGAAGCCGATGTGTCGTTTCTCTCCGATCCAAATGACGAATACTTTCTCACTGTATCTGCTGTGATTGGAGAGAATACGTCTGAGTCCGTCCCTACTGACGGAATCACTTTCAGCTATTTCAAGGACGCTCTAGTAGCAAAGCAGAAAT GTTCTTTGGACCTCCCACCTGTAAATGTCACTGTTGAATCGGAGGACAAAGTCGTGCTCCGCTTCCTTCATCCTTGGCTGTTTTATGAGCAGAACTTGGGTGCCATTTCAACACCAAAGCCtctgatgaagaagaagaagaaaaggcaTGACACAGACATCTCTGAAGATCTGCCTGAATTTAAGTACACAGTGATGGTCAACGAACAG GAACATGGATACAGTTGTTGGGACAGCATATGCATGGACACGATTCCAGTGGATGCTACACAggagaaacactgtctgaagaTCAAGGGAGAGGTGGAGAAAATGCATGTTCAAGGGACACAGGAGTACTGCGCCAGACCATTTGAAGCAGCTGTTAATAAAAATCTGG GGAAAACCCTGTATATTGGGCTCGGCATATTGATCTTGACTGCATTTGCTTTCATCCTCTTCCTCGTGTACCGAAAAAAGACCATGTCCACAACTCCTTTACCGCCCTCTATG AAAATCATGGGGTCAGTGAGGCAGTGGACTATGGGAAATGTTCAAGAGCAAGTGGTTGTGCCACAAGTGGAGCCTTCCTCACCCACACCTCTActgcaagaaaaagaagtggaTGAATTGCCACCTGCTAGCACTCCCTTCAACGAATATGACCTCCGGATGCCCATCGGGGTGTCGACCGAGAATGAGCGTGAAGAagtgtgtgatgtcacagttgcagagaaagagaaggatgaTTACATGCCGGGGGCCAACTTGGATGAAGATGAGGAGTCTAACTCGTTTGAAGCCCACTCTAGCTACGAGAAACGCCAAGTTGTTGTCGAGATAGCGCCAGGGGAAAAAGCTGAAGGCTACCGTGGTTGA
- the si:ch73-52p7.1 gene encoding uncharacterized protein si:ch73-52p7.1, producing MPAFSPPTPLLCVLLCVSVALQRSDLRLAYVTHNSFFYYSCSQNPQPCSVSSLTDCRCKDIQLAMLHRPQSHSSPVFRMRRLTVWYTSPSNTARLLNNSEVRHLTLVHCGPGGSREKTFHGSVPQEGHFAVQHLERLTVVNLSQKPVPDANWAKNTDSNIDPERDYGAHLDTNRYSRDRDTNLDLIADINRNSEAPSLAWFSPQIQDIFLGRELGAAYHEQARLGIIHSSVLELEAAVKVYTVQTHIDSDGVLPFPDLHLPKLPETSVIYVSFVY from the coding sequence ATGCCTGCTTTCAGCCCCCCTACACCTCTGCTGTgtgtcctgctgtgtgtgtcagtagctctgCAGCGCTCTGACCTGCGCCTGGCCTACGTGACCCACAACAGCTTTTTCTACTACTCCTGCAGCCAGAATCCACAACCTTGCAGCGTCTCATCACTAACAGACTGCAGATGCAAGGACATCCAGCTTGCCATGCTGCACCGCCCCCAGTCACACTCGTCTCCTGTTTTCCGGATGAGGCGTTTAACTGTTTGGTACACGTCGCCTTCAAACACGGCACGTCTGCTCAACAACTCCGAGGTGAGGCATCTCACTCTAGTCCATTGTGGTCCTGGGGGATccagagagaaaacatttcacGGATCAGTTCCACAGGAGGGACATTTTGCTGTGCAACACCTGGAGAGGCTGACAGTGGTAAACCTGTCGCAGAAGCCAGTTCCAGATGCAAACTGGGCCAAAAACACAGACTCAAATATTGATCCAGAGAGGGATTATGGTGCTCACTTagacacaaacagatacagCAGGGACAGAGACACAAACCTGGACCTGATTGCAGACATAAACAGAAATTCAGAAGCCCCGTCCTTGGCTTGGTTCTCACCCCAGATCCAAGACATCTTCCTGGGCAGGGAGCTCGGAGCGGCATATCATGAACAGGCCAGACTGGGAATCATCCACAGCTCTGTGCTGGAGTTGGAAGCAGCGGTCAAAGTCTACACGGTCCAGACACACATAGACAGCGACGGAGTACTACCCTTTCCTGACCTCCACCTGCCCAAGTTACCAGAGACATCTGTCATATATGTCAGTTTTGTGTACTGA